Below is a genomic region from Nitrospira sp..
TCCTTGATGCTGCGCTCCATGCGGACCAATCCGAGCCTGAACTGATTTTCCAGCAATTCGCCGACCGACCGAACCCGCCGATTGCCCAAATGGTCGATATCGTCGATCTCGCCCTTGCCCATCTTGAGATTGACCAGATAGCGGATGACCTCCACGATGTCTTGCGCCGTCAGCGTGCGCTGCTCCAGCGGCAGATCGAGCCCCAGCTTCTTGTTGAGCTTCAATCGGCCGACCGGCGAGAGGTCGTACCGTTTCGAGTTGAGGAACAAATTGTCGAATAGGGCGCGGGCTGTCTCGACGGACGGAGTCTCTCCGGGACGGAGCCGGCGATAGATTTCGACCATCGCCTCCTCCTTGGAACCTGTGCGCTCCATTTCCAACGTATCGAGAATGACGGGAGTCGTGGTGGCCGTGTCGAAATAGATGACCTTGAACTCCTCGATCTCGGTCTCCAGGATCCGCTCGACGACTTCGGCGGTCAGCCGTTGATTCTTCTCCGCAAGCTTGTTCCTTTTGCTGTCCACCAGCTCCGTAAGCACCGCGCGGCCCACCAGTTCAGAAGGCGAGAGCGGGATTTCTTTCACACCGGCGGCCTTGAGCTTGGCAATCACCCCCTTGGTCAACTTCGTGCCTTCCCGGACCAGCGGTTCCTTTCCGCTCTTGTCGGACAACTCCACTGAACAGCGAAGCCCCTGATGGATCTCGGGATCCAGCTTCCGCATCAGCTTGCCCTTCACCACCCGGATCTCTTCCACGGGATAGTACATTTTCAGCAGATCGTCGCCGGAGTAGCCGAACGCCTTCAGAAGAATGGTGGCCGGCATCTTGCGGCGACGATCGATACGCACGTAGAGGATGTCGCGCGCGTCAAACTCGAAGTCGAGCCATGAACCCCGATAGGGAATGATCCGCGCCGAGTAGAGCACCTTCCCGCTGGCGTGAGTCCGGCCCTTGTCGTGGGTAAACGAGGCGCCCGGCGACCTGTGCAACTGGCTGACGACGACCCGCTCGGTCCCGTTGACGATGAACGTGCCCCGCTCCGTCATGAGCGGAAGCTCGCCCACGTAGACCTCCTGCTCGCGCACATCCAGCACCTTCTTCTTGGGTCCCTTGTCTTCCTTGTCGAAGACCACGAGTCGCACGCGCAGCTTCAGCGGCACGGCGAAGGTCATACCCTGCTCCAGGCACTCCCGTTCGTCATACTTGGGTATTCCGAGCGTGTAACTGGTGAACTCCAGGACGGCCGTGTTGTTGTAATCCGGGATCGGAAACACGCTGGCCAGGGCGGCCTGGAGCCCATGATCTTTTCGCCGTTCAGCCTCCGCTTCGAATTGCAGAAACTCCTCGTAGGATCGCTTCTGAATCTCGATGAGATCCGGAATGTCGATGCTCGTACGGATGCGGGAAAAGTCTTTCCGCTCGACGAACTCTTGTAGAGTCGTTTCGGACATTCGCCAGTCCTCCACTACAATGGTTGGGCTTGGGTACCCGCACATGCGGGTACCCACAGATGCTGATCGAACGACAGGCTACTTGATCTCGACCTTCGCGCCGCCCTCTTCCAGTTTCTTCTTCATCGTGTCGGCTTCCTCCTTCGCCACGCCGTTCTTGACCGGCTTGGGAGCCCCTTCCACGAGATCCTTGGCTTCCTTGAGTCCCAGGCTGGTGAGCTCGCGCACGACCTTGATGATCTGAATCTTCTTATCCGCCGGCGCGGAGACCAAAATGACGTCGAACGCCGTCTTTTCTTCCGCGGGAGCGGCAACCGCGCCGCCAGCGGCTGGGGCCGCTGCCGCGGCGACCGGAGCCGCGGCGGTAACGCCGAAGCGGTTCTCGAGCCCTTTCACCAATTCAGCCAGATCGAGCACGCTCATACTCTCGATGGCCTTGATCAACTCCTCCTGCGACAACTTTCCCTCTGTAGCTGGCATGTCTCCCTCTCCTTTCCGTTTATCCTGAATGGCGGCAATGACTCTCACAAACTTGGACAGCACTGCGTTGAGCGTATAGACGACGCCACGGATCGGCCCCTGCATGGCCGACAGCAGCATCGCGATCAATACTTCCTTTTTCGGAAGCTTTGCAACGGCCGCCAATTCGGCAGCCTGAACGACTTTCCCATCGAGTACGCCGAGCGTGATACGGATTTTCTCTTCACGCTTCTCGGCCGCGATGAAATCCCGGAGGATCTTGGTTGGGAGCACCGGATCGTCGTAGCCGATCACCATGCCCGTCGGCCCTTTCAAATGGGTCTTCAACTCCGACAGGGAAGTCCCTTCGGAAGCCCGCGCCGCCAACGTGTTCTTAACGATCTTGTATTCCGCCTTGGCGCCGCGCAGCTGTTTCCGAAGCTCGGTCACCTGGTTGACTGGGAGCCCGCTGCACTCGGTCAGAATGGCCAACCGCGCCCGGCCGAACTTTTCCGTCAACTCCGCCACTGCTGTGGCCTTCTCTTCCTTCTTCATCTCACTCCCCCTCTTCCTTCGCGACAACCGCGGACCATCGTCGATGACGTCCGTCGCTCACCCTCAGCAACTCCAGGAACAAGCTCCTAGCCGGAGCAGGACTCCCCGAGCGGTCGAATCCAGCCCGCAGGTCCTTGCAGCCCCGCCTTCAGCTCCACTGCTTAGCAATCGCCGCGGCATCGAGCTTGACTCCCGGACCCATCGTGCTCGAGATGGTCACGCTCTTCAGGTACCGGCCTTTGCACGAAGCCGGTCGCGCCTTCACCACCGCCTCCAGCACGGCTGCGGCATTGTCATACAACTGATCGGCATTAAAAGAGACTTTGCCGACGGGGACTTGCACGATACCGGCCTTCTCAACTTTGTACTCGACCCGCCCCTTTCGGATTTCTCCGACTGCCTTGCCGACCTCGAAGGTCACCGTCCCGGTCTTGGGGTTGGGCATCAGTCCGCGAGGTCCGAGGACTTTGCCCAGTTTTCCCACAGCGGCCATGAGGTCCGGCGTCGCAATGGCGGAATCGAACTCCATCCACCCGCCCTTGATCTTCTCCATCAGATCATCGGACCCGACATAGTCCGCGCCGGCCTGGCGCGCCTCCTGCTCCTTCTCCCCCTTGGCAAATACCAGAACACGCATTTTCTTTCCGGTTCCGTGCGGCAGCGAGGTGGTACCCCGGACCATCTGGTCGGAACGCTTCGGGTCAACGCCAAGACGGATCGCCAAGTCGACCGACTCGTCGAACTTGGCATACGCGGCGCTCTTGACGACATCGACGGCCTCGCGCAGGGGATACTGGCGCGGCTCGACCTTGTCGAACGCGGCTTTCATTTTCTTTCCCATACCAGGCACTCCTTCTGTCTTGTCGTTAGCCTTGGATGACCACGCCCATGCTGCGGGCCGTACCTTCAATGATCTTGACGGCTCCCTCCAAGTCGGCGGCATTCAAATCCGCGAGCTTCTTCTGGGCGATCTCATTCAGCTGCTTCCTGGTGATTTTCCCCACCTTGTCCTTCTGCGGCACGCCCGACCCTTTGATGATGCCGGCGGCCTTCTTCAGCAGATCCGAAGCTGGCGGCGTCTTCATGACGAAGGTGAAGGTTCGGTCCTTGTACACGGTGATCACCACTGGAATGATGCTGTCACCTTCCTTCTGCGTCTTGGCATTGAATTGTTTGCAGAATTCCATGATGTTGACCCCGTGCTGACCGAGCGACGGCCCGACCGGAGGCGCCGGATTGGCTTTGCCCGCCGGAATCTGCAACTTGATCTGCGCGGAAACTTCCTTCGCCATTGTCCTTCCCCTTCGAATGTCGAATGGGGAATGTTACGTGTTGAACCGCCCGGGACAAGTCTGCCCCGGCTCGGCATTCAACGTCGAACATTCCACATTGCACATTTCAGATTCGTTCTACCTGCAAGAATCCCAGTTCCACCGGCGTCGATCGCCCAAAAATACTCACCATCACCTTGAGTCGGTTGTGATCCTGATCGACCTCGTCGACCATGCCGTTGAACCCCATGAAGGGACCATCGACGATCCGGACGTTGTCGCTCTTGATAAACTTCACCTGCTCGCGCGGGCCAGCGCTTCCCGCATCCACCTGCTTGAGCAATTCCGCCACCTCTTCGCTGGTCAAAGGCGTCGGCTGCGCGCCCCCCCCGACGAAACCGGTGACCTTCGGCGTCTCCTTGATCATCTGAAGCGTCTCATCCGTCAACGGGGTTTCGATCTCGACGAGCACGTAGCCGGGAAAAAACTTTCGTCGAGAGGTCCGGCGCTTCCCATCCTTAATTTCAATCACATCCTCGGTGGGCACCAACACCTGCCCCAGCTGCTCGGCCAGGCTCATTTGGTTAGCCCGCTCATGCAAGCTGGTCTTAACCCGCTGCTCAAAGCCCGCGTAGGTGTGGATGACATACCAGTTTTTTCCCATGCCCTATCCTCGAATCGCTGGTTCAAGCCACAATGGCGCAGATGTCATGACCGTTCCGACACTTCTCGTCCCCCGCCCCGCGGAATAACGGCTATCCGAGGTCTCCCGCGATAAGGAGACCATCGTGAGTCGCCAAACTCCCACTAGAGAATTTTTCCGACTAACCACACCAGGAACGAATCGATGACCGAGAGATACAGAGACATCAATACACAAAATACAATCACCACGGTAGTCGACCCGATCGTTTCCGCACGGGTGGGAAAAGACACCTTTTTGAGTTCAGTGCGCACATCGGTCAAAAATGTCTTGACCGAATCGATCATCCGTTTAAACATCGCACTCCTACATCTTCGCGGCTACCGACCCACTCAACAAGAGTCACCGTTCAGCTTCACGGTCGAGTAACACTCCCAGTCTCCAAAACCCCTCACTTGCGGTGTTTGTCCGTCGGCCATGATCGCAAGGCCGGCGGTACGAGCACGCTCGGGGTGGCAGGGGCACTAGGATTTGAACCCAGACTTTCGGTTTTGGAGACCGACGTGCTGCCATTAACACTATGCCCCTTCGCTCGGCGGTGCTGAGCGCCTATTTCACTTCCTTGTGGGGCGTATGCTTCCGGCAGAACTTGCAGAACTTATTTCTCTCCAACCGGTCCGGGTCGTTCTTTTTGTTCTTGTTGGTCGAATAGTTCCGCTGTTTGCAGGCGGTACAAGCCAAGTCGATAATCTCTCGCATCGCAATTCTCCCATGCGGTCAGAGGACCACAGTCCCTTGCCTTAAGCCAGGATTTCCGTGACGACGCCGGAGCCGACGGTCTTGCCGCCCTCACGCACGGCAAAGCGCAGGCCCTGGTCCATCGCGATCGGACTGATCAACTCGGCCGTCACACTCACATTGTCCCCCGGCATCACCATCTCCACGCCCGGATTCAACGACACGATCCCCGTCACGTCCGTCGTCCGGAAATAGAACTGCGGCCGATACCCGTTGAAGAACGGCGTATGCCGTCCCCCTTCTTCCTTCGTCAGCACATAAATCTCCGCCTTGAACTTCGTATGCGGCGTAATGGTCTTCGGCTTCGCCAACACCATGCCCCGCTCCACGTCTTCTTTCTTCGTCCCCCGCAAGAGCACCCCGATGTTGTCCCCCGCCTGCCCTTCATCCAGCACCTTGCGGAACATCTCCACCCCGGTCACCACCGTGCTCTGTGTCGGCCGCAGCCCCACGATCTCGATTTCATCCCCCACCTTCACGATCCCCCGCTCGCACCGGCCCGTCACCACCGTGCCCCGCCCGCTGATCGTGAACACATCCTCGATCGGCATCAAAAACGGCTTGTCGATCGGCCGCTGCGGCGTCGGAATATAGGTATCCACCGACTCGAGCAACTTCACAATCGCCGGCACCCCCAGCGGCCCCTGATCCCCTTCCATCGCCTTCAAGGCACTGCCCTGTATAATGGGGGTCTTGTCCCCCGGAAAGTCATACTTCGAGAGCAGCTCCCGCACTTCCAATTCCACCAGATCCAGCAATTCCTTGTCGTCGACCTTGTCCGCCTTGTTCAGAAACACCACGATGTAGGGCACCCCCACCTGCCGCGCCAACAGAATATGTT
It encodes:
- the rplL gene encoding 50S ribosomal protein L7/L12, with the protein product MPATEGKLSQEELIKAIESMSVLDLAELVKGLENRFGVTAAAPVAAAAAPAAGGAVAAPAEEKTAFDVILVSAPADKKIQIIKVVRELTSLGLKEAKDLVEGAPKPVKNGVAKEEADTMKKKLEEGGAKVEIK
- the rplA gene encoding 50S ribosomal protein L1 — encoded protein: MGKKMKAAFDKVEPRQYPLREAVDVVKSAAYAKFDESVDLAIRLGVDPKRSDQMVRGTTSLPHGTGKKMRVLVFAKGEKEQEARQAGADYVGSDDLMEKIKGGWMEFDSAIATPDLMAAVGKLGKVLGPRGLMPNPKTGTVTFEVGKAVGEIRKGRVEYKVEKAGIVQVPVGKVSFNADQLYDNAAAVLEAVVKARPASCKGRYLKSVTISSTMGPGVKLDAAAIAKQWS
- the rplK gene encoding 50S ribosomal protein L11, which encodes MAKEVSAQIKLQIPAGKANPAPPVGPSLGQHGVNIMEFCKQFNAKTQKEGDSIIPVVITVYKDRTFTFVMKTPPASDLLKKAAGIIKGSGVPQKDKVGKITRKQLNEIAQKKLADLNAADLEGAVKIIEGTARSMGVVIQG
- the nusG gene encoding transcription termination/antitermination protein NusG, coding for MGKNWYVIHTYAGFEQRVKTSLHERANQMSLAEQLGQVLVPTEDVIEIKDGKRRTSRRKFFPGYVLVEIETPLTDETLQMIKETPKVTGFVGGGAQPTPLTSEEVAELLKQVDAGSAGPREQVKFIKSDNVRIVDGPFMGFNGMVDEVDQDHNRLKVMVSIFGRSTPVELGFLQVERI
- the secE gene encoding preprotein translocase subunit SecE, giving the protein MFKRMIDSVKTFLTDVRTELKKVSFPTRAETIGSTTVVIVFCVLMSLYLSVIDSFLVWLVGKIL
- the rpmG gene encoding 50S ribosomal protein L33, translating into MREIIDLACTACKQRNYSTNKNKKNDPDRLERNKFCKFCRKHTPHKEVK
- the tuf gene encoding elongation factor Tu, with translation MAKAKFERKKPHVNIGTIGHVDHGKTTLTAALTKVCADKGMAKFISYDEVAKASESQGRRDATKIMTIAISHVEYETDKRHYAHVDCPGHADYVKNMITGAAQMDGAILVVSAADGPMPQTREHILLARQVGVPYIVVFLNKADKVDDKELLDLVELEVRELLSKYDFPGDKTPIIQGSALKAMEGDQGPLGVPAIVKLLESVDTYIPTPQRPIDKPFLMPIEDVFTISGRGTVVTGRCERGIVKVGDEIEIVGLRPTQSTVVTGVEMFRKVLDEGQAGDNIGVLLRGTKKEDVERGMVLAKPKTITPHTKFKAEIYVLTKEEGGRHTPFFNGYRPQFYFRTTDVTGIVSLNPGVEMVMPGDNVSVTAELISPIAMDQGLRFAVREGGKTVGSGVVTEILA